A stretch of the Lactuca sativa cultivar Salinas chromosome 9, Lsat_Salinas_v11, whole genome shotgun sequence genome encodes the following:
- the LOC111885356 gene encoding amino acid transporter AVT6C: MKPEINRDSIATTALLPKSQPPENEIAGTSSLSGAVFNVSTSMVGAGIMSVPATLKVLGIIPGFVMILITAFVVEVTVEFLLRYTNYTGEANTYGGVMAESFGKFGSISLQLCVMITNLGALIIYLIIIGDVLSGSQSDGVLHSGILQECFGFHWWNSRAYSVLFVVIFVMLPLLLLPRVESLCHASAVSILLAVVFVVIISGMAVYAMLEGKTQELRLIPDFGDGFSFFNLFTTIPVLATALACHVTIHPVRAELENQSDMTSAVRISLILSVAIYFAVRFVGYLLFGDSIMADMLVNFDETSNSPGGLVINAVVRLSYAVHLMLVFPVIFYTLRANMDEMIFQQKSLLANDTTRFVSLTCVLLAFIYFVAIAIPNIWYFFQFMGSTTVSCIAFIFPAAIVLRDVHGISSRKDRVMAIMVVVLAVVTSGIAISTNLYSSIGNST; this comes from the exons ATGAAACCAGAGATCAACCGAGATTCGATTGCTACCACCGCCCTTCTCCCGAAGTCACAACCACCGGAAAATGAAATCGCCGGAACTTCTTCTCTCTCCGGCGCCGTATTCAACGTCTCAACCAGCATGGTTGGTGCTGGAATCATGTCGGTTCCAGCGACTCTCAAGGTCCTCGGCATAATCCCAGGGTTCGTTATGATCCTGATAACGGCGTTCGTAGTCGAAGTCACGGTGGAATTTCTATTGAGATACACCAATTATACCGGTGAGGCGAACACCTACGGCGGCGTAATGGCTGAATCGTTCGGGAAATTTGGTTCCATTTCACTTCAACTCTGTGTCATGATTACAAACCTCGGAGCCCTAATTATCTACCTGATTATCATCG GAGACGTTCTATCTGGATCGCAATCCGATGGGGTATTACACTCAGGCATTTTACAAGAATGTTTTGGATTTCACTGGTGGAATTCGCGTGCGTATTCGGTCTTGTTCGTTGTGATCTTCGTGATGCTTCCGCTTCTTTTGCTCCCTCGAGTAG AATCATTATGCCATGCTTCGGCTGTTTCGATTCTCCTAGCAGTGGTGTTTGTCGTTATCATCTCCGGGATGGCGGTTTATGCCATGTTGGAAGGGAAAACTCAAGAACTCAGACTCATTCCAGATTTTGGCGATGGATTCTCTTTCTTCAATCTTTTCACAACCATCCCTGTTCTGGCTACTGCCCTTGCTTGCCACGTCACTA TCCATCCGGTACGAGCCGAACTTGAAAATCAATCGGACATGACATCCGCAGTGCGGATCTCTTTAATCCTAAGTGTAGCAATCTACTTTGCCGTTCGGTTCGTAGGGTACCTTCTTTTTGGCGATTCAATCATGGCCGATATGTTAGTCAACTTTGACGAAACTTCTAATTCGCCAGGTGGCCTAGTCATCAATGCAGTCGTTAGGTTAAGCTATGCGGTCCATCTTATGCTTGTTTTCCCCGTGATTTTTTACACATTACGTGCTAACATGGACGAAATGATTTTTCAACAAAAATCACTTCTCGCAAATGACACCACAAGATTCGTGTCCCTCACGTGTGTGTTACTTGCTTTCATATATTTCGTCGCAATTGCCATCCCGAATATTTGGTACTTCTTTCAGTTCATGGGATCGACTACGGTTTCTTGTATTGCATTCATATTCCCCGCTGCTATTGTTCTCAG GGATGTTCATGGGATTTCTTCGAGAAAAGATCGGGTGATGGCGATAATGGTGGTAGTATTGGCTGTGGTGACTAGTGGTATTGCCATTTCAACAAATTTGTATAGTTCAATAGGGAATTCTACATGA